From the genome of Neomonachus schauinslandi chromosome 5, ASM220157v2, whole genome shotgun sequence, one region includes:
- the TSPO gene encoding translocator protein isoform X3, giving the protein MSFSLEEDATGPLLPPEEMGTFQSSRDRSSNGPNLGARRGLHPGAQPGGLPGLVLLRPRYGSYMVWKELGGFSEEAVVPLGLYAGQLALNWAWPPLFFGSRQMGWALVDLLLMGGLAGATAVAWHRVSPPAARLLYPYLAWLAFAATLNYCVWRDNQGWRGGRRLAE; this is encoded by the exons ATGTCTTTCAGCCTGGAAGAAGATGCCACAGGGCCGCTTCTTCCCCCAGAGGAAATGGG AACTTTCCAGAGCAGCCGTGACCGCAGCAGCAATGGCCCCAACTTGGGTGCCCGCCGTGGGCTTCACCCTGGTGCCCAGCCTGGGGGGCTTCCTGGGCTCGTACTACTACGTCCGCG GTATGGCTCCTACATGGTCTGGAAAGAGCTGGGGGGCTTCTCCGAGGAGGCTGTGGTTCCCCTGGGTCTCTATGCTGGGCAGCTGGCCTTGAACTGGGCATGGCCTCCCCTCTTCTTTGGCAGCCGACAAATGGGTTGG GCGCTGGTGGACCTCCTGCTGATGGGTGGGCTGGCAGGAGCCACGGCTGTGGCCTGGCACAGGGTGAGCCCACCAGCCGCCCGCCTGCTCTACCCGTACCTGGCCTGGCTGGCCTTTGCAGCCACACTCAACTACTGTGTATGGCGGGACAACCAAGGCTGGCGTGGTGGCCGTCGGCTCGCCGAATGA
- the TSPO gene encoding translocator protein isoform X2 — protein sequence MAPTWVPAVGFTLVPSLGGFLGSYYYVRGEGLRWYASLQKPTWHPPRWALGPIWGTLYSAMGYGSYMVWKELGGFSEEAVVPLGLYAGQLALNWAWPPLFFGSRQMGWALVDLLLMGGLAGATAVAWHRVSPPAARLLYPYLAWLAFAATLNYCVWRDNQGWRGGRRLAE from the exons ATGGCCCCAACTTGGGTGCCCGCCGTGGGCTTCACCCTGGTGCCCAGCCTGGGGGGCTTCCTGGGCTCGTACTACTACGTCCGCGGTGAGGGCCTCCGCTGGTACGCCAGCCTGCAGAAGCCCACGTGGCACCCGCCCcgctgggccctgggccccatCTGGGGCACCCTCTACTCGGCCATGGG GTATGGCTCCTACATGGTCTGGAAAGAGCTGGGGGGCTTCTCCGAGGAGGCTGTGGTTCCCCTGGGTCTCTATGCTGGGCAGCTGGCCTTGAACTGGGCATGGCCTCCCCTCTTCTTTGGCAGCCGACAAATGGGTTGG GCGCTGGTGGACCTCCTGCTGATGGGTGGGCTGGCAGGAGCCACGGCTGTGGCCTGGCACAGGGTGAGCCCACCAGCCGCCCGCCTGCTCTACCCGTACCTGGCCTGGCTGGCCTTTGCAGCCACACTCAACTACTGTGTATGGCGGGACAACCAAGGCTGGCGTGGTGGCCGTCGGCTCGCCGAATGA
- the MCAT gene encoding malonyl-CoA-acyl carrier protein transacylase, mitochondrial isoform X3 has translation MNVRVARAAWARGWGAGCRRGAADFPLPPPRAVDVAELLRDDTAAEEGPREAAARRPPGQCSVLLFPGQGSQVVGMGRGLLRYPRVRELYAAARSVLGYDLLELSLHGPQEALDRTAHCQPAVFVASLAAVEKLHHLQPAVIENCVAAAGFSVGEFAALVFAGAMEFSEVKYGQRM, from the exons ATGAACGTGCGGGTGGCGCGAGCCGCGTGGGCCCGGGGTTGGGGCGCGGGCTGCCGCCGCGGCGCCGCGGACTTCCCGCTGCCCCCGCCGCGCGCCGTGGACGTGGCGGAGCTGCTGCGAGACGACACAGCCGCGGAGGAAGGCCCGCGGGAGGCGGCGGCGCGGCGGCCGCCGGGCCAGTGCTCGGTGCTGCTCTTCCCGGGCCAGGGCAGCCAGGTGGTGGGCATGGGCCGGGGGCTGCTCCGCTACCCGCGCGTCCGCGAGCTCTACGCCGCCGCCCGCAGCGTGCTGGGCTACGACCTGCTGGAGCTGAGCCTGCACGGGCCGCAGGAGGCCCTGGACCGCACCGCGCACTGCCAGCCCGCCGTCTTCGTGGCTTCACTGGCCGCCGTGGAGAAGCTGCATCACCTGCAGCCCGCG GTTATTGAGAACTGTGTTGCTGCTGCCGGATTCAGTGTGGGAGAATTTGCAGCCCTAGTGTTTGCTGGAGCCATGGAATTTTCTGAAG TTAAATATGGGCAAAGGATGTGA
- the MCAT gene encoding malonyl-CoA-acyl carrier protein transacylase, mitochondrial isoform X1, which translates to MNVRVARAAWARGWGAGCRRGAADFPLPPPRAVDVAELLRDDTAAEEGPREAAARRPPGQCSVLLFPGQGSQVVGMGRGLLRYPRVRELYAAARSVLGYDLLELSLHGPQEALDRTAHCQPAVFVASLAAVEKLHHLQPAVIENCVAAAGFSVGEFAALVFAGAMEFSEGLYAVKVRAEAMQEASEAVPSGMLSVLGQPQSKFTFACLEAREHCKTLGIENPVCEVANYLFPDCRVISGHLEALQFLQKNSSKYHFRRTKMLPVSGGFHTRLMEPALEPLAQVLKSVGVKKPLVSVHSNVDGNRYMHPKHVQKLLVRQVVSPVKWEQTMHAIYERKKGTEFPQTFEVGPGNQLGTILKSCNLQAWKSYRHVEVLEDDGT; encoded by the exons ATGAACGTGCGGGTGGCGCGAGCCGCGTGGGCCCGGGGTTGGGGCGCGGGCTGCCGCCGCGGCGCCGCGGACTTCCCGCTGCCCCCGCCGCGCGCCGTGGACGTGGCGGAGCTGCTGCGAGACGACACAGCCGCGGAGGAAGGCCCGCGGGAGGCGGCGGCGCGGCGGCCGCCGGGCCAGTGCTCGGTGCTGCTCTTCCCGGGCCAGGGCAGCCAGGTGGTGGGCATGGGCCGGGGGCTGCTCCGCTACCCGCGCGTCCGCGAGCTCTACGCCGCCGCCCGCAGCGTGCTGGGCTACGACCTGCTGGAGCTGAGCCTGCACGGGCCGCAGGAGGCCCTGGACCGCACCGCGCACTGCCAGCCCGCCGTCTTCGTGGCTTCACTGGCCGCCGTGGAGAAGCTGCATCACCTGCAGCCCGCG GTTATTGAGAACTGTGTTGCTGCTGCCGGATTCAGTGTGGGAGAATTTGCAGCCCTAGTGTTTGCTGGAGCCATGGAATTTTCTGAAG GTTTGTATGCGGTGAAAGTCCGAGCAGAGGCCATGCAGGAAGCCTCGGAAGCTGTCCCCAGCGGGATGTTGTCTGTCCTCGGCCAGCCTCAGTCAAAGTTCACCTTCGCCTGTTTAGAAGCCCGGGAACACTGCAAGACTTTGGGCATAGAGAACCCCGTGTGTGAGGTGGCCAACTACCTCTTTCCTGATTGCAGGGTGATCTCAGGACACCTGGAG GCGCTGCAGTTCCTCCAGAAGAATTCCTCCAAGTATCACTTCAGACGCACCAAGATGCTGCCCGTTAGCGGGGGGTTCCATACCCGCCTCATGGAGCCAGCCTTGGAGCCCCTGGCACAAGTTCTGAAGTCGGTTGGCGTCAAGAAGCCTCTGGTTTCCGTCCACTCGAACGTCGATGGGAATAGATACATGCATCCCAAACACGTCCAGAAACTGCTGGTGCGGCAGGTGGTCTCCCCGGTGAAGTGGGAGCAGACGATGCATGCCATATACGAGAGGAAGAAAGGCACGGAGTTCCCCCAGACTTTTGAAGTGGGCCCTGGGAATCAGCTCGGAACCATCCTGAAGAGCTGTAACCTGCAGGCTTGGAAGTCCTACAGGCACGTGGAGGTGCTGGAGGACGACGGGACTTAG
- the MCAT gene encoding malonyl-CoA-acyl carrier protein transacylase, mitochondrial isoform X2, which produces MNVRVARAAWARGWGAGCRRGAADFPLPPPRAVDVAELLRDDTAAEEGPREAAARRPPGQCSVLLFPGQGSQVVGMGRGLLRYPRVRELYAAARSVLGYDLLELSLHGPQEALDRTAHCQPAVFVASLAAVEKLHHLQPAVIENCVAAAGFSVGEFAALVFAGAMEFSEGAAVPPEEFLQVSLQTHQDAAR; this is translated from the exons ATGAACGTGCGGGTGGCGCGAGCCGCGTGGGCCCGGGGTTGGGGCGCGGGCTGCCGCCGCGGCGCCGCGGACTTCCCGCTGCCCCCGCCGCGCGCCGTGGACGTGGCGGAGCTGCTGCGAGACGACACAGCCGCGGAGGAAGGCCCGCGGGAGGCGGCGGCGCGGCGGCCGCCGGGCCAGTGCTCGGTGCTGCTCTTCCCGGGCCAGGGCAGCCAGGTGGTGGGCATGGGCCGGGGGCTGCTCCGCTACCCGCGCGTCCGCGAGCTCTACGCCGCCGCCCGCAGCGTGCTGGGCTACGACCTGCTGGAGCTGAGCCTGCACGGGCCGCAGGAGGCCCTGGACCGCACCGCGCACTGCCAGCCCGCCGTCTTCGTGGCTTCACTGGCCGCCGTGGAGAAGCTGCATCACCTGCAGCCCGCG GTTATTGAGAACTGTGTTGCTGCTGCCGGATTCAGTGTGGGAGAATTTGCAGCCCTAGTGTTTGCTGGAGCCATGGAATTTTCTGAAG GCGCTGCAGTTCCTCCAGAAGAATTCCTCCAAGTATCACTTCAGACGCACCAAGATGCTGCCCGTTAG
- the TSPO gene encoding translocator protein isoform X1, with the protein MPQGRFFPQRKWELSRAAVTAAAMAPTWVPAVGFTLVPSLGGFLGSYYYVRGEGLRWYASLQKPTWHPPRWALGPIWGTLYSAMGYGSYMVWKELGGFSEEAVVPLGLYAGQLALNWAWPPLFFGSRQMGWALVDLLLMGGLAGATAVAWHRVSPPAARLLYPYLAWLAFAATLNYCVWRDNQGWRGGRRLAE; encoded by the exons ATGCCACAGGGCCGCTTCTTCCCCCAGAGGAAATGGG AACTTTCCAGAGCAGCCGTGACCGCAGCAGCAATGGCCCCAACTTGGGTGCCCGCCGTGGGCTTCACCCTGGTGCCCAGCCTGGGGGGCTTCCTGGGCTCGTACTACTACGTCCGCGGTGAGGGCCTCCGCTGGTACGCCAGCCTGCAGAAGCCCACGTGGCACCCGCCCcgctgggccctgggccccatCTGGGGCACCCTCTACTCGGCCATGGG GTATGGCTCCTACATGGTCTGGAAAGAGCTGGGGGGCTTCTCCGAGGAGGCTGTGGTTCCCCTGGGTCTCTATGCTGGGCAGCTGGCCTTGAACTGGGCATGGCCTCCCCTCTTCTTTGGCAGCCGACAAATGGGTTGG GCGCTGGTGGACCTCCTGCTGATGGGTGGGCTGGCAGGAGCCACGGCTGTGGCCTGGCACAGGGTGAGCCCACCAGCCGCCCGCCTGCTCTACCCGTACCTGGCCTGGCTGGCCTTTGCAGCCACACTCAACTACTGTGTATGGCGGGACAACCAAGGCTGGCGTGGTGGCCGTCGGCTCGCCGAATGA
- the BIK gene encoding bcl-2-interacting killer codes for MSHPGPLSRNLSWSTFLREHGPEVLEVPGMTDLMEYYDPGPSPNSTNPDDVAMRLAFIGDEMEVRWMLPRIGELPGMAMYSLAFTYNQTGLRGVLRSFMDGLSNLRESIRIWSFLTFRNRECLPLVDVPAPPSSAQQVPPNPGRGLVLSLLLLLVLLLGWGPQLQ; via the exons ATGTCCCACCCAGGACCCCTCTCCAGGAACCTCTCTTGGAGCACCTTCCTGCGGGAGCATGGCCCAGAAGTGCTGGAGGTTCCGGGCATGACTGACCTCATGGAGTACTATGATCCGGGGCCCTCCCCTAACAG CACCAACCCCGACGATGTGGCCATGCGGCTGGCCTTCATCGGGGACGAGATGGAAGTGAGATGGATGCTCCCCCGCATTGGCGAGCTGCCCGGGATGGCCATGTACAG CTTGGCTTTTACCTACAACCAGACAGGCCTGAGAGGTGTTCTTAGAAGTTTCATGGATGGTCTCAGTAACCTCAGGGAGAGCATACGCATCTGGAGCTTCCTGACCTTCCGGAACAGG GAGTGCCTTCCTCTGGTGGACGTGCCCGCTCCGCCCTCCTCTGCCCAGCAG GTGCCCCCCAACCCAGGGCGCGGGCTGGTGCTgtccctgctgctgctgctggtgctgctgctAGGCTGGGGGCCCCAGCTCCAGTGA